The Sphingobacteriaceae bacterium genomic interval AAGGGGAGGTACCGGTGTCCCCGTTGAATTGGGCCGAGCCGTACCGGCGGGTGCTGCCCAACGGTCTGCGGCTCATCGTCGAACCCATCAACCACGTGCGCTCCGTGGCCGTCGGCTTGTGGGTCGGGGCCGGGTCCCGCTGTGAGGAGGCGGGCCAAGCCGGCGCCAGCCACTTTCTGGAGCACCTGCTGTTCAAGGGCACGGCCACCCGCTCCGCCCGGGACCTGGCCGAGGCCATCGACGCGGTGGGGGGCGACATGAACGCCTACACCACCAAGGAGTACACGTGCTATTACATCCGGGCCCTGGGCGAGCACCTGCCCTTGGCCATGGAGCTCTTGGCCGACATCCTCCTCAACTCCCGCTTTGATCCCGGGGACATCGAAAAAGAGCGGGGTGTCATCCTGGAGGAAATCAGCCTGTACGAGGACACCCCCGATGAACTGGTCCACGACCTGCTGGCCCAGTGCCTGTGGGGCTCCCACCCCTTGGGCCGGTCCATCATCGGCACCGCCGGCGACGTAAAGTCCTTGACCAGGGAGGACCTCCTGGCCTTTTACCGGGCCCATTACCACCCCGGCAACACGGTGCTGGCCGTGGCCGGCGCCGTGAACCCCCTGGTGGTGGAGGAACTGGCCCACCGCCTCTTGGGCTCCTGGCCCGCCCGGGAAGCCCGGCCGGAACCGGCGGGCGGCGGGCCTGAAGCGGGGGCCGCCTCTAAGCGCCCCGGCCTGCGCCGGGATCGCCGGGTGCGGGTCAAGGAGACGGAGCAGGTCCATTTCTGCCTGGGCACCGAAGGGCGATCCATCAACCACCGGGACCGATACAGCCTGCTGGTCTTGAGCAGCCTCATCGGCGGCGGGCCCAGTTCCCGGCTGTTCCAGGCCGTCCGGGAAGAGCGGGGCCTGGCCTACTCCGTCTACGCCTTCCAGGCCGCCTACCGGGATACGGGGGTGTTCGGCATCTATGCCGGCAGCAGCCCCCGGTCGGCCCCGGCCGTGCTGGACCTCATCATGGCGGAACTCAACGCCATCCGCCGCCACGGCATCACCGGGGCGGAACTGGCCCGGGCCAAGGAGCAGATCAAGAGCAGCCTCCTCATGAGCCTGGAGTGCACCGAGTCCCGGATGAGCCGCCTGGGGCGGAGCGAACTCCTCCTGGGCCGGGTGCCGGCGCCGGCCGCCATCATCCGCCGGGTGGAAGCCCTGGGGCAGGAGGACATCGTCCAACTGGCGGGCCAGGTGCTGGACCCCGATCACCTGTCTCTCGCCGCCGTGGCCCCCACCCCCGAACCGTTCCGTTTCTGACTGCTTCCCACAGCCTGCCCCGGCGGGCTCCCGCATACCCATCGGCCTCCCGGTCAAACTACCAGGGGAGGTGATGTGGTTGGCCAGGACAGTAATCGGCACCTTCGACTCCAGGCAAAAGGCGGAGGAAGCCGTATCCGCCCTTCGGAACCAAGGCTTTGCCGAAAACGAGATTTCCATCGTCGCCCGGGATGAAGGCGGGCGGCAGCAGCAGGGGGGCACCGGCGGCGGCCGCAGCCAGCAGCAGATGTCCGCCGGCCGGGGTGGAACCCAGATGTCCGCCGACGGCGTGGGTGACGGCGTCGGCTGGGGAGCCGGCATCGGCGCCGGCGCCGGATTGCTGGCCACCGCCGGGGCCCTGGCGGTGCCCGGCATCGGTCCCATCCTGGCCGCCGGACCTTTGGCGGCCACCCTGTCGGGGGCGGTCACCGGCGGCATCGCCGGCGGCCTCATGGACTGGGGCATTCCCGCCGAGCGGGGCCGTCATTACGAGGGCCGCATCCGGGAGGGCCGGGTGCTGTGCGTCGTCCGGTCCGAAGACCGGAAGGCCGATGAAGCGGCCGACATCCTGCGCCGGCACGGCGCCCAGGACGTGGAAACCCACTGAGGTCCTGCCTAAGGCACCTGATACGGCCATATCATTAGGGGACGGCCTTTGCAGCCGTCCCCTCGCCTTTTTCCCGGCCAAGGGCGGCGGCGGCCCAGGAGGGGTCCGGTTCGGCGGGTGAGAAAATGACCTCCGGACTGTTTGGGAGGGAGGCCCATTTATATGAGCAATATTCGCGTGGTGGTGGCGGGAGCCACGGGCAAGACCGGCAGCGCCATCACCAGGGCATTGATTGCAGCCGACGGGATTGAAGTGGTGGGCGCCGTAGCCCGGGGGCGGGTGAGCAGCGACCTGGGTGAAGTCCTGGGGCTGGGCCCCGTGGGTGTGGCCATTTCCGACGACCTGGCCGGCACCCTGGAGGAGACGAAAGCCGATGTGCTGGTGGACTTCACCAACCCCCAGGCGGCGCCGGGGCACACCCTGACGGCCCTGGAGCTGGGGGTGCGGGCCGTGGTGGGCACCACGGGCATGGGCCCCAGCGATCTGGAGGCCATCCGGGCCGCCGCCGAAAGCCGGGACCTGGCCGCCATGATCATCCCCAACTTCTGCCTGGGAGCGCTGCTGTTGTTCCGCATGGCCAAAGAGGCGGCCCGCATCTTCCACCAGGCGGAAATCATCGAAATGCACCACGCCACCAAAGTGGACGCCCCTTCGGGCACCGCCCTGCGCCTGGGCGAGGCCATCGCCTCCCAGTGGGACGGCCGGCCGGTGCCCACCCACAGCGTGCGCCTGCCGGGCCTGGTGGCCCACCACGCCGTCATTTTCGGCGGCGACGGCGAAACCGTCACCCTCCGCCACGACACCGTGTCCCGGGACGCCTTCGGGCCGGGGGTCGTGCTGGCCGTGCGCCGCGTCCACCAGTTCCGCGGGTTGATCACCGACCTGGAGGCCGTGTTCGCCGACCAGGAGCCGGCCGTGTAAGAAGCACCGCCCACGGCCGGGAGCCTTGGTCACGGCTCTCCCCCAGGGCCCATATACTGGGACAGCAAGAGGGGGGGAGCCTGTGGCCGCGGGCCGCCTTCCCCGTTATCCCTGCCAGGAGGTGCGGCCCTTGTTCAAACCGCGGATTGGTGTCTTAGGGCGCGATGCCAGGGAATGGTACGCCGCCGTCGATCTGGCCGCCGGGGGCTTTGATGTGGCTTACGCGGGCCCCTTGCCCGTCCGGGGCGTGCGGGTGCCCCAGCCGCCCCGCATCTTCAAGGATGGGGTGAGTGTTGCCGCCGGGCGCCAGGTGCTGCTGGGCCCCGTGCGGGCCTGGCAGCCCGAGGCGGCCGCCGCCCTGGAGGCCGCCGTCAGGGCCCTGCCGCCCCGGGGCCTGGTCATCATGGGCAAGCCCGACGCCCGGGTGCGGGAAGCCGCCGCCGCCGGGGGGCACACGTTGATCGATCTCCTGGAGCGGGACGACTTCGCCCTCCTGAATGCCGTGCCTACGGCCGAAGGCGCCATCTGCGAGGCCATCCAGGCCGCCAACGTCACCCTGGCCGGCAGCAAGGTGATCGTCATCGGCTACGGCCGGACCGGGCAGGTCTTGGCCCACCGGCTCCAGGGGCTGGCGGCCCGGGTGTGGGTGGCGGCCCGGTCCCCCCACCAGCGGGCGGCGGCCCTGGCCGTGGGCCTCCAGGCCGCTCCCATGGAGGACCTGCCCCTCCAGGCGGCGGACGCTTCTTTCATCTTCAACACGGTGCCCGCCTTGGTGGTGACCCGGGAAGTCCTCAACGCCTGCCCCGACGACCTGGTCATCGTGGACATCGCTTCGGAGCCGGGGGGCGTGGACCGGGCCTAC includes:
- a CDS encoding pitrilysin family protein, which codes for MSPLNWAEPYRRVLPNGLRLIVEPINHVRSVAVGLWVGAGSRCEEAGQAGASHFLEHLLFKGTATRSARDLAEAIDAVGGDMNAYTTKEYTCYYIRALGEHLPLAMELLADILLNSRFDPGDIEKERGVILEEISLYEDTPDELVHDLLAQCLWGSHPLGRSIIGTAGDVKSLTREDLLAFYRAHYHPGNTVLAVAGAVNPLVVEELAHRLLGSWPAREARPEPAGGGPEAGAASKRPGLRRDRRVRVKETEQVHFCLGTEGRSINHRDRYSLLVLSSLIGGGPSSRLFQAVREERGLAYSVYAFQAAYRDTGVFGIYAGSSPRSAPAVLDLIMAELNAIRRHGITGAELARAKEQIKSSLLMSLECTESRMSRLGRSELLLGRVPAPAAIIRRVEALGQEDIVQLAGQVLDPDHLSLAAVAPTPEPFRF
- a CDS encoding general stress protein, producing MARTVIGTFDSRQKAEEAVSALRNQGFAENEISIVARDEGGRQQQGGTGGGRSQQQMSAGRGGTQMSADGVGDGVGWGAGIGAGAGLLATAGALAVPGIGPILAAGPLAATLSGAVTGGIAGGLMDWGIPAERGRHYEGRIREGRVLCVVRSEDRKADEAADILRRHGAQDVETH
- the dapB gene encoding 4-hydroxy-tetrahydrodipicolinate reductase, coding for MSNIRVVVAGATGKTGSAITRALIAADGIEVVGAVARGRVSSDLGEVLGLGPVGVAISDDLAGTLEETKADVLVDFTNPQAAPGHTLTALELGVRAVVGTTGMGPSDLEAIRAAAESRDLAAMIIPNFCLGALLLFRMAKEAARIFHQAEIIEMHHATKVDAPSGTALRLGEAIASQWDGRPVPTHSVRLPGLVAHHAVIFGGDGETVTLRHDTVSRDAFGPGVVLAVRRVHQFRGLITDLEAVFADQEPAV
- a CDS encoding NAD(P)-dependent oxidoreductase yields the protein MFKPRIGVLGRDAREWYAAVDLAAGGFDVAYAGPLPVRGVRVPQPPRIFKDGVSVAAGRQVLLGPVRAWQPEAAAALEAAVRALPPRGLVIMGKPDARVREAAAAGGHTLIDLLERDDFALLNAVPTAEGAICEAIQAANVTLAGSKVIVIGYGRTGQVLAHRLQGLAARVWVAARSPHQRAAALAVGLQAAPMEDLPLQAADASFIFNTVPALVVTREVLNACPDDLVIVDIASEPGGVDRAYAERRGLIWCWPLGIPGRVSPRTAGRILHDMVHTLLAEVPLPDPGGRHPTLAAAVKEGGG